A genomic window from Rattus norvegicus strain BN/NHsdMcwi chromosome 9, GRCr8, whole genome shotgun sequence includes:
- the Hspd1 gene encoding 60 kDa heat shock protein, mitochondrial: MLRLPTVLRQMRPVSRALAPHLTRAYAKDVKFGADARALMLQGVDLLADAVAVTMGPKGRTVIIEQSWGSPKVTKDGVTVAKSIDLKDKYKNIGAKLVQDVANNTNEEAGDGTTTATVLARSIAKEGFEKISKGANPVEIRRGVMLAVDAVIAELKKQSKPVTTPEEIAQVATISANGDKDIGNIISDAMKKVGRKGVITVKDGKTLNDELEIIEGMKFDRGYISPYFINTSKGQKCEFQDAYVLLSEKKISSVQSIVPALEIANAHRKPLVIIAEDVDGEALSTLVLNRLKVGLQVVAVKAPGFGDNRKNQLKDMAIATGGAVFGEEGLNLNLEDVQAHDLGKVGEVIVTKDDAMLLKGKGDKAHIEKRIQEITEQLDITTSEYEKEKLNERLAKLSDGVAVLKVGGTSDVEVNEKKDRVTDALNATRAAVEEGIVLGGGCALLRCIPALDSLKPANEDQKIGIEIIKRALKIPAMTIAKNAGVEGSLIVEKILQSSSEVGYDAMLGDFVNMVEKGIIDPTKVVRTALLDAAGVASLLTTAEAVVTEIPKEEKDPGMGAMGGMGGGMGGGMF; this comes from the exons ATGCTTCGACTACCCACAGTCCTTCGCCAGATGAGACCAGTGTCTCGGGCACTGGCTCCTCATCTCACTCGGGCCTATGCCAAAGATGTAAAATTTGGTGCGGATGCTCGAGCCTTAATGCTTCAAGGTGTAGACCTTTTAGCCGATGCTGTAGCTGTTACAATGGGGCCAAAG GGAAGAACAGTGATTATTGAACAGAGTTGGGGAAGTCCCAAAGTAACAAAAGATGGGGTCACTGTTGCAAAGTCAATTGATTTAAaggataaatacaaaaatatcggAGCTAAGCTTGTTCAGGATGTTGCCAATAACACAAATGAAGAGGCTGGGGatggcaccaccactgccactgtTCTGGCACGGTCTATTGCCAAGGAGGGCTTTGAGAAGATCAGCAAAGGGGCTAATCCAGTGGAAATCCGGAGAG GTGTGATGTTGGCTGTTGATGCTGTAATTGCTGAACTTAAGAAACAATCTAAACCTGTGACAACCCCTGAAGAAATTGCTCAG GTTGCTACAATTTCTGCAAACGGAGACAAAGACATTGGGAACATCATTTCTGATGCAATGAAGAAGGTTGGAAGAAAGGGTGTCATCACAGTGAAG GATGGAAAAACCCTGAATGATGAGCTAGAAATTATTGAAGGCATGAAGTTTGATAGAGGATATATTTCCCCATATTTTATTAACACATCAAAAG GTCAAAAATGTGAATTCCAAGATGCCTATGTTTTGTTGAGTGAAAAGAAAATTTCTAGTGTTCAGTCCATTGTACCTGCTCTTGAAATTGCCAATGCTCAccggaagcccttggtcataaTTGCTGAAGATGTTGATGGAGAAGCTCTTAGCACACTGGTTTTGAACAG GCTAAAAGTTGGTCTTCAGGTTGTAGCAGTCAAAGCTCCAGGGTTTGGGGACAACAGGAAGAACCAGCTTAAAGATATGGCTATCGCTACTGGTGGTGCG GTGTTTGGAGAAGAGGGTTTGAATCTAAATCTTGAAGATGTTCAAGCTCATGATTTAGGGAAAGTTGGAGAGGTCATCGTCACCAAAGATGATGCCATGCTTTTGAAAGGAAAAGGTGACAAAGCTCACATTGAAAAACGTATTCAAGAAATCACTGAGCAGCTAGACATCACAACTAGTGAATATGAGAAGGAAAAGCTGAACGAGCGACTTGCTAAACTCTCAGATGGAGTAGCTGTGTTGAAG gTTGGAGGGACAAGTGATGTTGAAGTgaatgagaagaaagacagagTTACAGATGCTCTCAATGCTACAAGAGCAGCTGTTGAAGAAGGCATTGTTCTAGGAGGGGGCTGTGCTCTACTTCGGTGCATCCCAGCCTTGGATTCATTAAAGCCTGCTAATGAAGATCAGAAGATAG GTATAGAAATTATTAAAAGAGCACTTAAAATTCCTGCAATGACAATTGCTAAGAATGCAGGTGTTGAAGGATCTTTGATAGTTGAAAAAATTCTGCAGAGTTCCTCAGAGGTTGGCTATGATGCCATGCTTGGAGATTTTGTGAACATGGTGGAAAAGGGAATCATTGATCCAACAAAG GTTGTAAGAACTGCTTTACTGGATGCTGCTGGGGTGGCCTCCCTGCTAACTACAGCCGAAGCTGTAGTGACAGAAATTCCTAAAGAAGAGAAGGACCCTGGAATGGGTGCAATGGGTGGAatgggagggggtatgggaggtGGCATGTTCTAA
- the Hspe1 gene encoding 10 kDa heat shock protein, mitochondrial (The RefSeq protein has 1 substitution compared to this genomic sequence) yields the protein MAGQAFRKFLPLFDRVLVERSAAETVTKGGIMLPEKSQGKVLQATVVAVGSGGKGKGGEIQPVSVKVGDKVLLPEHGGTKVVLDDKDYFLFRDGDILGKYVD from the exons ATG GCTGGACaagcttttaggaagtttctTCCGCTATTTGACAGAGTATTGGTTGAAAGGAGTGCCGCTGAAACTGTGACCAAAGGTGGCATTATGCTTCCAGAAAAGTCTCAAGGAAAAGTATTGCAAGCAACGGTCGTGGCTGTGGGATCAGGCGGGAAAGGAAAG GGTGGAGAGATTCAGCCTGTCAGTGTGAAAGTTGGAGATAAAGTTCTTCTCCCAGAATATGGAGGCACCAAAGTAGTACTAGACGACAAG GATTACTTCTTATTTAGAGATGGCGACATTCTTGGAAAGTATGTCGACTGA